AATTATTATTTATCTTTAAGGTAAAATTGCTTTAATGATACTTACCGATTCGCTTTTGGATTTTTTCTTAGAAACCAGAAAGCATACCGAAACTATTTGCCAACCTTTAGAGATTGAGGATTATGTGGTACAACCAATCGTAGACGTGTCTCCTCCTAAATGGCATCTAGGACACACCACTTGGTTTTTTGAAGAATTCATTTTAAAAGTATACGATGAGGACTATAAGGTTTATGATGAAGATTTTTCATTTGTCTTTAATAGCTACTACGAAAGCGTAGGTAAAAGGGTAGTACGTTCGGACCGTGGCAACCTTTCCAGACCTTCCGTCAAAAAAGTCTATGAATATCGGGCCCATGTCACCAATGCCATTAAAGAATTGATTTCCAATGTTGACAATAATGAGATGGATGAAGTAATGGAAATCGGTATCCATCATGAAAAACAGCATCAGGAATTACTGCTTACGGACATTAAATATATTTTGGGAAATAATCCACTACTGCCGAAGTATTCGAATACATTCAAGGAAAACCCAGTCGAAAATCATACCTGCGAGTGGATAGCAATGGATGAAGGCATCTATGAGATTGGACACAATTCTGCGGAATTCTGCTATGACAATGAATTGGGCAGGCACAAGGTTTTTCTACATTCTTATCGGATAGCGAATAAACTAGTAACCAATGGAGAATTTATTCAATTTATAAATGATGATGGATATAAGCGGTTTGAGCTTTGGCACGCCGAGGGCTGGGATTGGGTAAACCAACAGCACATTGCCGCACCTTTATATTGGCACCTAATTGATGGTGAGTGGCAACACTACACGTTAAGCGGGCTGCAAAAAATAAACTTCGAAGCGCCTTTGACCCACATCTCCTATTTTGAAGCTTTTGCCTTTGCGCAATGGAAAGGTATGCGACTACCAACGGAATTTGAATGGGAGGCCGCTCAACATTTTTTCAAATGGGGACAACGTTGGGAATGGACAGAAAGCGCCTACCTACCCTATCCCAATTACCAAAAAGCAGATGGCGCACTGGGAGAATACAATGGGAAATTTATGGTGAATCAAAAAGTGCTCAGGGGAAGCTCGGTAGCCACACCCATTAAACATTCCAGGCCTACCTATCGCAATTTTTTCCCGACATACCTTAGGTGGCAATTTACCGGATTAAGGTTGGTTCAATAATCTCGACATATACTACATGACTAAAATAAGTACGCAGAAACTCACCACAGATTTTGAACGCGAAGTGCGACAAGGTTTAACGGACTTCCCCAAACATTTATCCTCTAAATATTTTTATGACGCCGTGGGTGATAAACTTTTCCAGGATATTATGGCGATGCCAGAATATTATTTAACGGATGCGGAATTTGCTATTTTGGAACAACGCAAAACTGATATCACTGAATTGTTTTCCCGTGGCTCAGAAACTTTTAATCTTATAGAATTAGGTGCAGGTGATGGCAAAAAAACAAAAATCCTTCTT
This sequence is a window from Maribacter aestuarii. Protein-coding genes within it:
- the egtB gene encoding ergothioneine biosynthesis protein EgtB, translated to MILTDSLLDFFLETRKHTETICQPLEIEDYVVQPIVDVSPPKWHLGHTTWFFEEFILKVYDEDYKVYDEDFSFVFNSYYESVGKRVVRSDRGNLSRPSVKKVYEYRAHVTNAIKELISNVDNNEMDEVMEIGIHHEKQHQELLLTDIKYILGNNPLLPKYSNTFKENPVENHTCEWIAMDEGIYEIGHNSAEFCYDNELGRHKVFLHSYRIANKLVTNGEFIQFINDDGYKRFELWHAEGWDWVNQQHIAAPLYWHLIDGEWQHYTLSGLQKINFEAPLTHISYFEAFAFAQWKGMRLPTEFEWEAAQHFFKWGQRWEWTESAYLPYPNYQKADGALGEYNGKFMVNQKVLRGSSVATPIKHSRPTYRNFFPTYLRWQFTGLRLVQ